One window of Nicotiana tomentosiformis chromosome 11, ASM39032v3, whole genome shotgun sequence genomic DNA carries:
- the LOC104105954 gene encoding putative methylesterase 11, chloroplastic, with protein MGNSLACFSQNQAIKRNKTRAKSSHSLPPPHFPSSASQRSDKVFPKENSIDDDYIKDQARVAAALLLQHHQQNGTLTQFERSVSLRDPLASSKRQKRIPRSSSSRPSLLSDSLPQQLELPNQGTEVEELETKHFVLVHGGGFGAWCWYKTSTLLKENGYQVDAIDLTGSGAHSFDSNNITSLSEYVKPLTNYLEKLPESKKVILVGHDIGGVCVSYAMELHRSKVSKAVFIAAAMLMNEQSILDMFSMQLGSDNLFQRAQMFLYANGKNRPPTAIDFDKSLLKDVLFNQTPAKDVELASVLMRPIPFAPLTEKLSLSATNYGSIPRFYVKTLEDFAIPVSLQEAMIDSDPPEHVFQMKGSDHSPFLSKPQALHKILVEISKIPLK; from the exons ATGGGAAACTCATTGGCATGTTTCTCTCAAAATCAAGCTATCAAAAGAAACAAAACTAGAGCTAAATCATCACACAGTCTTCCTCCTCCACATTTTCCTAGCTCTGCTAGTCAAAGATCAGATAAAGTATTTCCAAAGGAGAATAGTATTGATGATGACTATATAAAAGATCAAGCTCGAGTTGCTGCAGCCTTGCTTCTCCAACACCACCAACAAAATGGAACACTTACTCAGTTTGAACGCTCAGTTTCTTTAAGGGACCCTTTAGCATCATCTAAGAGGCAAAAGAGGATTCCCAGAAGTTCAAGTTCTCGTCCAAGTTTACTGTCTGATTCTCTGCCTCAGCAACTGGAACTTCCTAATCAG GGTACAGAAGTTGAAGAATTAGAGACTAAGCATTTTGTTCTTGTCCATGGAGGCGGTTTTGGTGCTTGGTGTTGGTATAAAACTTCAACTCTACTCAAAGAAAATGGATATCAGGTTGATGCCATAGACTTAACTGGTTCTGGTGCTCATTCTTTTGACTCCAACAACATTACCTCTTTGTCTGAATATGTTAAACCACTTACCAATTACCTTGAGAAGCTCCCCGAAAGCAAAAAG GTTATCTTGGTTGGCCACGATATTGGAGGAGTTTGTGTTTCTTACGCAATGGAGTTGCATCGATCAAAAGTTTCTAAGGCGGTTTTTATTGCTGCAGCAATGTTGATGAATGAGCAAAGCATACTTGATATGTTCTCAATGCAG CTTGGCTCGGATAATCTTTTTCAACGAGCTCAAATGTTTCTTTATGCAAATGGCAAGAATCGTCCTCCAACTGCAATTGATTTCGACAAATCATTACTGAAAGATGTTTTGTTCAATCAAACCCCTGCTAAG GATGTTGAATTAGCATCAGTATTGATGAGGCCAATCCCTTTTGCACCTTTGACAGAGAAGCTTTCCCTTTCTGCAACAAATTATGGTTCTATCCCAAGATTCTATGTAAAAACACTTGAAGATTTTGCGATTCCTGTGTCTCTTCAGGAGGCCATGATAGATTCAGATCCACCAGAACATGTTTTCCAAATGAAAGGCTCCGACCATTCGCCATTTCTGTCAAAACCTCAAGCGCTACACAAGATTTTAGTGGAAATTTCAAAGATTCCTCTAAAATGA